A window of Acropora muricata isolate sample 2 chromosome 3, ASM3666990v1, whole genome shotgun sequence contains these coding sequences:
- the LOC136912460 gene encoding craniofacial development protein 2-like encodes MDVCCLQEVRWRGQGAWFLGMKGRRYKLWWSRNSDGMGGVGVLVKDELCKKVVEVRRRCERVMTVVMVLEEEVLRIISVYGPQSYRAAAEEEHFYDDLRSEWDLHSMGELVLGMSDLNAHVGKQIKGYEDAHERNVEGKMFLEFFDEKELCVANTWFRKGEKRKVTYSAGGNELEIDFVLVGKENRKYLRDVKVIPGELQHRLVVVNMVKKKVVRRKVWKLKEDDMTARFEERVGELVSADAPDVWKCFREGMLKAFDDVCGKTKGRRDQGDTWWWSKEMCESGTEVNKARYKDMKNRAKKVVAKARWSRKQTGAERAE; translated from the coding sequence ATGGATGTGTGTTGCCTGCAAGAAGTAAGGTGGAGAGGACAAGGAGCGTGGTTTTTGGGCATGAAGGGTAGAAGATACAAGTTGTGGTGGTCTCGGAATAGTGATGGTATGGGAGGTGTGGGAGTTTTGGTGAAGGATGAGCTCTGCAAAAAGGTTGTGGAGGTGCGAAGGAGGTGTGAGAGAGTGATGACGGTAGTGATGGTGCTTGAGGAAGAAGTGTTAAGAATTATAAGCGTGTATGGTCCACAGAGTTACAGAGCCGCTGCAGAGGAAGAGCATTTTTATGATGATTTGAGGAGTGAGTGGGATCTGCACAGCATGGGTGAGCTAGTATTAGGTATGAGTGATCTTAATGCACATGTTGGGAAACAGATCAAGGGTTATGAGGATGCGCATGAGAGAAATGTGGAAGGAAAGATGTTCTTAGAGTTTTTTGATGAAAAGGAGTTGTGTGTGGCAAACACATGGTTCAGAAAAGGGGAAAAGAGGAAAGTGACATACAGCGCAGGGGGAAATGAGTTGGAGATTGACTTTGTACTGGTGGGCAAGGAAAATAGAAAGTATCTGAGAGATGTGAAGGTCATTCCAGGTGAGCTTCAGCATAGGTTGGTGGTCGTGAATATGGTTAAGAAGAAGGTGGTGAGAAGGAAGGTCTGGAAGCTGAAGGAAGACGATATGACAGCAAGATTTGAAGAAAGAGTAGGGGAGCTGGTAAGCGCTGATGCACCGGACGTCTGGAAATGTTTTAGGGAAGGGATGTTAAAGGCATTTGATGATGtatgtgggaagacgaaagggAGGAGAGATCAAGGGGATACGTGGTGGTGGAGCAAGGAGATGTGCGAAAGTGGGACTGAGGTGAACAAGGCCAGGTACAAGGACATGAAGAATCGGGCTAAGAAGGTGGTCGCAAAAGCAAGGTGGTCGCGAAAGCAGACAGGAGCTGAGAGAGCTGAGTGA
- the LOC136912462 gene encoding uncharacterized protein codes for MKMLAMLGGELSNSATFFSTFANVSTNDCTDLRGTFGSGPLCKWKPWQYANRLKVVEAADSFKAALEGKPLSAKVKRSKVTEFIAHQKSRQDSLALVGKLIDKAHVEPLHLKNNTWGYLFEVLLKEAVSKSNIAATCKTFAEVPQDTSLGTLVNALKCEVKAGRLAKKFRKWFDETQGKQGDLQYRFTGKESQLFCHKISKLLNFLSQEKDSQKQQQTVLALAYVGSRVRDLCSIIN; via the coding sequence ATGAAAATGCTTGCTATGCTTGGTGGGGAGCTTAGCAATTCTGCCACATTCTTTTCAACATTTGCAAATGTAAGTACAAATGACTGTACAGATTTAAGGGGCACATTTGGGTCCGGCCCTTTGTGTAAATGGAAACCCTGGCAGTATGCAAATAGACTTAAAGTTGTTGAGGCTGCAGATTCTTTCAAGGCCGCACTGGAAGGAAAACCTTTGTCAGCAAAAGTGAAGAGATCTAAGGTAACAGAATTTATAGCTCACCAAAAGAGCCGTCAAGACTCTCTTGCCTTGGTGGGTAAATTAATTGACAAAGCTCATGTAGAGCCACTTCACCTCAAAAATAATACTTGGGGGTATTTATTTGAAGTACTTTTGAAGGAGGCAGTTTCCAAATCCAACATAGCAGCAACATGCAAAACGTTTGCAGAGGTGCCACAGGATACCTCTCTTGGGACCCTGGTCAATGCTCTCAAATGTGAAGTGAAGGCTGGTCGCTTGGCCAAAAAGTTTCGGAAATGGTTTGATGAAACACAGGGTAAGCAAGGGGATTTGCAGTATCGTTTTACTGGCAAAGAATCACAGTTGTTTTGTCACAAAATTTCaaagttgttgaattttttgagCCAGGAAAAAGACAGTCAAAAACAACAGCAGACTGTGCTTGCCCTAGCTTATGTTGGGTCAAGGGTGAGGGATTTGTGCTCGATCATCAATTGA